A window of Conger conger chromosome 13, fConCon1.1, whole genome shotgun sequence contains these coding sequences:
- the LOC133107580 gene encoding tripartite motif-containing protein 16-like: MAEGGILLDHDQFSCAICLDLLKDPVTIPCGHSYCRGCIKGCWNQDDHTGVYSCPQCRTTFTPRPVLGRNTMLADVVEKLKKTGLQAAPSALCYAGPGDVACDVCTGRKRKAVKSCLVCLASYCETHLKLHNELNPGNTHNIVNAIGHLQDNICPQHKKLLEIYCRTDQQCICLLCVFDEHRGHDSVSVAVERTEQQKQLGATQSQFQQRLQEREKELQDLRQAVQSLKHSAQTVVEDNERIFTEMIRSIERRCSEMKELIRDQEKAEVSRAEGLLERLEQEIAELRRRDAELEQLSHTEDHIHFLQSCQSFCVPPELGDLPSITVSPHVSFEAVRKSVSGLKDRLEDVCKVELANISESGLKVAHTVESRTREDFLQYSCQLTLDPNTANKYLHLSEGNREVTRVKESQSYPNHPERFEGKAQVLCREGVSGCSYWEAEWSGGNTVSIAVSYKHISRKGNDNDCILGGNDKSWTLACFPSGYSFWHNNKDTEIPVPPSSRIGVYLDHRAGTLSFYSVSDTMTLLHRFQTTFTQPLYPGFGFSPGTSLKLCDLA; the protein is encoded by the exons atggctgaaggtggaATTTTACTGGATCATGACCAGTTCAGCTGTGCGATCTGTCTGGATCTGCTGAAGGATCCAGTGACgattccctgtggacacagttactgtaggggctgtattaagggctgCTGGAATCAAgatgatcatactggtgtctacagctgtccccagtgcagaacGACCTTCACTCCGAGGCCTGTTCTTGGCAGAAACACTATGCTGGCTGACGtcgtggagaaactgaagaaaacaggtctccaagctgctccttctgctctctgttacgctggacctggagacgtggcgtgtgatgtctgcactgggagaaagcgcaAAGCCGTCAAGTCCTGTCTGGTTTGTCTGGcatcttactgtgaaactcacctgAAACTTCACAATGAACTCAACCCAGGAAACACACATAATATTGTCAATGCTATTGGACATCTGCAGGACAATATTTGCCCTCAACATAAAAAACTGTTGGAGATTTACTGTCGTACCGATCAGCAGTgcatctgtctgctgtgtgtattCGAcgaacacagaggccatgatagTGTCTCAGTTGCAGTAGAAAGGACTGAGCAACAG aagcagctgggggcgacacagagtcaattccagcagagactccaggagagagagaaggagctgcaggatctgagacaggctgtgcagtcactcaag cACTCTGCACAGACAGTAGTGGAGGACAatgagaggatctttactgagatgatccgctccattgagagaaggtgctctgagatgaaagagctgatcagagatcaggagaaggctgaagtgagtcgggctgaaggactcctggagcgactggagcaggagattgctgagctgaggaggagagacgctgagctggagcagctttcacacacagaggatcacatccatttcctccag agctgtcagtctTTCTGTGTCCCTCCTGAACttggagacttacccagcatcactgtcagtccacacgtctcttttgaggctgtgaggaaatctgtctctggaCTGAAAGATCGACTTGAGGACGTCTGCAAGGTGGAACTGGCCAACATTTCTGAATCAGgtt tgaaagTAGCCCATACTGTAGAgtccaggaccagagaggatttcttacagt attcctgtcagctcacactggaccccaacacagcgaATAAATACCTccatctgtctgaggggaacagagaggtgacccgTGTGAAAGAGAGCCAGTCATATCCtaatcatccagagagatttgagggAAAAGCCCaagtgctgtgcagagagggtgtgtctggatgcagttactgggaggctgagtggagtgggggtAATACAGTGTCAatagcagtgtcatataaacacatcagcaggaaaggaaatGATAATGACTGTATACTGGGAGGTAATGACAAGTCCTGGACACTGGCCTGCTTTCCCTCCGGGTACTCTTTCTGGCACAATAACAAGGACACTGAAATCCCTGTTCCACCCTCCTCCAGAAtcggagtgtacctggatcacagggcaggaactctgtccttctacagtgtctctgacaccatgaccctcctgcacagattccagaccacattcactcagcctctCTATCCTGGGTTTGGGTTTTCTCCTGGAACCTCTttaaaactgtgtgatctggCATGA